The Carassius gibelio isolate Cgi1373 ecotype wild population from Czech Republic chromosome B22, carGib1.2-hapl.c, whole genome shotgun sequence genome window below encodes:
- the LOC127987199 gene encoding uncharacterized protein LOC127987199 isoform X4, with the protein MPEQKVASDVGSDKLSVSVMEGDSVTLHTGVKTNQQEDIKWYFIDTRIAQISGDLRFICTDVQCNEGTERFRNRLKLDHQTGSLTIMNITNTDSGEYKLKIISSTSSSEKNFNVIVKIASDVGSDKLLVSVMEGDSVIFHTGVKTNQQEDIKWYFSDTRIAQISGDLRFICTAVQCNEGTERFRDRLKLDHQTGSLTIMNITNTDSGEYKLKIISSTSSSEKNFNVIVKSVPAAERDEVKTNEGESVTLDSGERRKPNDVLTWFFDDTLIARVTGDPNKTCTDVQCNDDEERFRDRLKLDHQNGSLTIMNITNTDSGEYTLQIKSSSSFSITREKRISVNVIDSGLSSAAVAGIVVSVLLAVTALFAGLIYIYHRSKRYSRAPQHVNGVNKDIALSDKGHL; encoded by the exons ttgcatcTGATGTTGGATCAGATAAACTGTcggtgtcagtgatggagggagattcagtcactctacacactggtgttaaaacaaaccaacaagAGGATATTAAATGGTATTTCATTGACACTCGCATCGCTCAGATCAGTGGAGATCTCCGTTTTATCTGTACGGATGTTCAGTGTAATGAAGGTACTGAGAgattcagaaacagactgaagctggatcatcagactggatctctgaccatcatgaacatcacaaacacagactctggagaatataaactGAAGATCATCAGTAGTACCAGCAGCAGTGAAAAAAACTTCAATGTCATTGTCAAAA ttgcatcTGATGTTGGATCAGATAAACTGTtggtgtcagtgatggagggagattctgtgaTTTTTCACACTGGtgttaaaacaaaccaacaagAGGATATTAAATGGTATTTCAGTGACACTCGCATCGCTCAGATCAGTGGAGATCTCCGTTTTATCTGTACAGCTGTTCAGTGTAATGAAGGgactgagagattcagagacagactgaagctggatcatcagactggatctctgaccatcatgaacatcacaaacacagactctggagaatataaactGAAGATCATCAGTAGTACCAGCAGCAGTGAAAAAAACTTCAATGTCATTGTCAAAA GTGTTCCTGCTGCTGAACGAGATGAAGTGAAGACAAACGAGGGAGAATCTGTCACTTTAGATTCTGGTGAAAGAAGAAAACCAAATGATGTGTTGACATGGTTTTTTGATGACACTCTCATCGCTCGAGTTACTGGTGATCCCAATAAAACCTGTACAGATGTTCAGTGTAATGATGATgaagagagattcagagacagactgaagctggatcatcagaatggatctctgaccatcatgaacatcacaaacacagactctggagaatatacACTACAGATCAAGAGCAGCAGCAGTTTTAGTATCACCAGAGAGAAGAGAATCAGTGTTAATGTCATTG ATTCAGGGTTatcttcagctgctgtagcaggAATAGTTGTTTCTGTTCTGCTTGCAGTCACAGCTCTGTTTGCTGGTTTGATTTACATTTACCATCGCTCCAAGAGATACAGCAGAGCACCACAGCAT gtgaATGGTGTTAATAAAGACATTGCTTTGAGTGACAAAGGACATCTTTAA
- the LOC127987199 gene encoding uncharacterized protein LOC127987199 isoform X3, with translation MKLRILCNSLAGILFLLDHVASDVGSDKLSVSVMEGDSVTLHTGVKTNQQEDIKWYFIDTRIAQISGDLRFICTDVQCNEGTERFRNRLKLDHQTGSLTIMNITNTDSGEYKLKIISSTSSSEKNFNVIVKIASDVGSDKLLVSVMEGDSVIFHTGVKTNQQEDIKWYFSDTRIAQISGDLRFICTAVQCNEGTERFRDRLKLDHQTGSLTIMNITNTDSGEYKLKIISSTSSSEKNFNVIVKSVPAAERDEVKTNEGESVTLDSGERRKPNDVLTWFFDDTLIARVTGDPNKTCTDVQCNDDEERFRDRLKLDHQNGSLTIMNITNTDSGEYTLQIKSSSSFSITREKRISVNVIGLSSAAVAGIVVSVLLAVTALFAGLIYIYHRSKRYSRAPQHVNGVNKDIALSDKGHL, from the exons ttgcatcTGATGTTGGATCAGATAAACTGTcggtgtcagtgatggagggagattcagtcactctacacactggtgttaaaacaaaccaacaagAGGATATTAAATGGTATTTCATTGACACTCGCATCGCTCAGATCAGTGGAGATCTCCGTTTTATCTGTACGGATGTTCAGTGTAATGAAGGTACTGAGAgattcagaaacagactgaagctggatcatcagactggatctctgaccatcatgaacatcacaaacacagactctggagaatataaactGAAGATCATCAGTAGTACCAGCAGCAGTGAAAAAAACTTCAATGTCATTGTCAAAA ttgcatcTGATGTTGGATCAGATAAACTGTtggtgtcagtgatggagggagattctgtgaTTTTTCACACTGGtgttaaaacaaaccaacaagAGGATATTAAATGGTATTTCAGTGACACTCGCATCGCTCAGATCAGTGGAGATCTCCGTTTTATCTGTACAGCTGTTCAGTGTAATGAAGGgactgagagattcagagacagactgaagctggatcatcagactggatctctgaccatcatgaacatcacaaacacagactctggagaatataaactGAAGATCATCAGTAGTACCAGCAGCAGTGAAAAAAACTTCAATGTCATTGTCAAAA GTGTTCCTGCTGCTGAACGAGATGAAGTGAAGACAAACGAGGGAGAATCTGTCACTTTAGATTCTGGTGAAAGAAGAAAACCAAATGATGTGTTGACATGGTTTTTTGATGACACTCTCATCGCTCGAGTTACTGGTGATCCCAATAAAACCTGTACAGATGTTCAGTGTAATGATGATgaagagagattcagagacagactgaagctggatcatcagaatggatctctgaccatcatgaacatcacaaacacagactctggagaatatacACTACAGATCAAGAGCAGCAGCAGTTTTAGTATCACCAGAGAGAAGAGAATCAGTGTTAATGTCATTG GGTTatcttcagctgctgtagcaggAATAGTTGTTTCTGTTCTGCTTGCAGTCACAGCTCTGTTTGCTGGTTTGATTTACATTTACCATCGCTCCAAGAGATACAGCAGAGCACCACAGCAT gtgaATGGTGTTAATAAAGACATTGCTTTGAGTGACAAAGGACATCTTTAA
- the LOC127987199 gene encoding uncharacterized protein LOC127987199 isoform X2: MKLLCNSLAWILFLLIHVASDVGSDKLSVSVMEGDSVTLHTGVKTNQQEDIKWYFIDTRIAQISGDLRFICTDVQCNEGTERFRNRLKLDHQTGSLTIMNITNTDSGEYKLKIISSTSSSEKNFNVIVKIASDVGSDKLLVSVMEGDSVIFHTGVKTNQQEDIKWYFSDTRIAQISGDLRFICTAVQCNEGTERFRDRLKLDHQTGSLTIMNITNTDSGEYKLKIISSTSSSEKNFNVIVKSVPAAERDEVKTNEGESVTLDSGERRKPNDVLTWFFDDTLIARVTGDPNKTCTDVQCNDDEERFRDRLKLDHQNGSLTIMNITNTDSGEYTLQIKSSSSFSITREKRISVNVIDSGLSSAAVAGIVVSVLLAVTALFAGLIYIYHRSKRYSRAPQHVNGVNKDIALSDKGHL; encoded by the exons ATGAAGCTTCTCTGTAATTCTCTTGCGTGGATCTTGTTTTTACTCATCCACG ttgcatcTGATGTTGGATCAGATAAACTGTcggtgtcagtgatggagggagattcagtcactctacacactggtgttaaaacaaaccaacaagAGGATATTAAATGGTATTTCATTGACACTCGCATCGCTCAGATCAGTGGAGATCTCCGTTTTATCTGTACGGATGTTCAGTGTAATGAAGGTACTGAGAgattcagaaacagactgaagctggatcatcagactggatctctgaccatcatgaacatcacaaacacagactctggagaatataaactGAAGATCATCAGTAGTACCAGCAGCAGTGAAAAAAACTTCAATGTCATTGTCAAAA ttgcatcTGATGTTGGATCAGATAAACTGTtggtgtcagtgatggagggagattctgtgaTTTTTCACACTGGtgttaaaacaaaccaacaagAGGATATTAAATGGTATTTCAGTGACACTCGCATCGCTCAGATCAGTGGAGATCTCCGTTTTATCTGTACAGCTGTTCAGTGTAATGAAGGgactgagagattcagagacagactgaagctggatcatcagactggatctctgaccatcatgaacatcacaaacacagactctggagaatataaactGAAGATCATCAGTAGTACCAGCAGCAGTGAAAAAAACTTCAATGTCATTGTCAAAA GTGTTCCTGCTGCTGAACGAGATGAAGTGAAGACAAACGAGGGAGAATCTGTCACTTTAGATTCTGGTGAAAGAAGAAAACCAAATGATGTGTTGACATGGTTTTTTGATGACACTCTCATCGCTCGAGTTACTGGTGATCCCAATAAAACCTGTACAGATGTTCAGTGTAATGATGATgaagagagattcagagacagactgaagctggatcatcagaatggatctctgaccatcatgaacatcacaaacacagactctggagaatatacACTACAGATCAAGAGCAGCAGCAGTTTTAGTATCACCAGAGAGAAGAGAATCAGTGTTAATGTCATTG ATTCAGGGTTatcttcagctgctgtagcaggAATAGTTGTTTCTGTTCTGCTTGCAGTCACAGCTCTGTTTGCTGGTTTGATTTACATTTACCATCGCTCCAAGAGATACAGCAGAGCACCACAGCAT gtgaATGGTGTTAATAAAGACATTGCTTTGAGTGACAAAGGACATCTTTAA
- the LOC127987199 gene encoding uncharacterized protein LOC127987199 isoform X1 — protein sequence MKLRILCNSLAGILFLLDHVASDVGSDKLSVSVMEGDSVTLHTGVKTNQQEDIKWYFIDTRIAQISGDLRFICTDVQCNEGTERFRNRLKLDHQTGSLTIMNITNTDSGEYKLKIISSTSSSEKNFNVIVKIASDVGSDKLLVSVMEGDSVIFHTGVKTNQQEDIKWYFSDTRIAQISGDLRFICTAVQCNEGTERFRDRLKLDHQTGSLTIMNITNTDSGEYKLKIISSTSSSEKNFNVIVKSVPAAERDEVKTNEGESVTLDSGERRKPNDVLTWFFDDTLIARVTGDPNKTCTDVQCNDDEERFRDRLKLDHQNGSLTIMNITNTDSGEYTLQIKSSSSFSITREKRISVNVIDSGLSSAAVAGIVVSVLLAVTALFAGLIYIYHRSKRYSRAPQHVNGVNKDIALSDKGHL from the exons ttgcatcTGATGTTGGATCAGATAAACTGTcggtgtcagtgatggagggagattcagtcactctacacactggtgttaaaacaaaccaacaagAGGATATTAAATGGTATTTCATTGACACTCGCATCGCTCAGATCAGTGGAGATCTCCGTTTTATCTGTACGGATGTTCAGTGTAATGAAGGTACTGAGAgattcagaaacagactgaagctggatcatcagactggatctctgaccatcatgaacatcacaaacacagactctggagaatataaactGAAGATCATCAGTAGTACCAGCAGCAGTGAAAAAAACTTCAATGTCATTGTCAAAA ttgcatcTGATGTTGGATCAGATAAACTGTtggtgtcagtgatggagggagattctgtgaTTTTTCACACTGGtgttaaaacaaaccaacaagAGGATATTAAATGGTATTTCAGTGACACTCGCATCGCTCAGATCAGTGGAGATCTCCGTTTTATCTGTACAGCTGTTCAGTGTAATGAAGGgactgagagattcagagacagactgaagctggatcatcagactggatctctgaccatcatgaacatcacaaacacagactctggagaatataaactGAAGATCATCAGTAGTACCAGCAGCAGTGAAAAAAACTTCAATGTCATTGTCAAAA GTGTTCCTGCTGCTGAACGAGATGAAGTGAAGACAAACGAGGGAGAATCTGTCACTTTAGATTCTGGTGAAAGAAGAAAACCAAATGATGTGTTGACATGGTTTTTTGATGACACTCTCATCGCTCGAGTTACTGGTGATCCCAATAAAACCTGTACAGATGTTCAGTGTAATGATGATgaagagagattcagagacagactgaagctggatcatcagaatggatctctgaccatcatgaacatcacaaacacagactctggagaatatacACTACAGATCAAGAGCAGCAGCAGTTTTAGTATCACCAGAGAGAAGAGAATCAGTGTTAATGTCATTG ATTCAGGGTTatcttcagctgctgtagcaggAATAGTTGTTTCTGTTCTGCTTGCAGTCACAGCTCTGTTTGCTGGTTTGATTTACATTTACCATCGCTCCAAGAGATACAGCAGAGCACCACAGCAT gtgaATGGTGTTAATAAAGACATTGCTTTGAGTGACAAAGGACATCTTTAA